TCGGAGAGCCAGGAGCGCATGATGGCCGTGGTGACGCCCGAGAAGCTCGAGGGCTTCCTCGCTGTCACCAAGAAGTGGGATGTGGAAACCAGCGTGCTCGGTGAGGTCACCGACACCGGTCGCCTCATTATCAACTGGCACGGCGAGGAGATCGTCAACGTTCTCCCCCGCACCGTGGCCGTCGACGGCCCCGTTTACGAGCGCCCGCTCGCCTACCCCACCTGGATCGACGCCCTGCAGGCCGACTCCGCGAGCGCCCTGCCCCGGGCCCTCGACTCCGAGACGCTGCGCACGCAGTTCCTCGATCTGCTCGGTTCGCCGAACCTGGCCGACCCGAGCTGGATCACCGACCAGTACGACCACTATGTGGGCGGCAACACGGCCCTCGCGTTCCCCGATGACGGCGGCATGATTCGTGTCGACGAGGAGAGCGGACTCGGCTTCGCCATCGCTACCGACGCGAACGGGCGCTACTGCCAGCTCGACCCGTACCGCGGTGCGCAGCTTGCCCTCGCCGAGGCGTATCGCAACGTAGCCGCGACCGGTGCCATTCCGGCCGGCGTGAGCGACTGCCTCAACTTCGGCTCCCCCGAAAACCCCGAGGTCATGTGGCAGTTCCGTGAGGCCGTCACGGCTTTGGCCGACGGATGCCTCGAGCTCGGTATTCCCGTCACCGGCGGCAACGTGTCGTTCTATAACCAAACCGGTGATCAGCCCATTCACCCCACCCCCGTTGTCGCCGTGCTCGGCGTGATTGACGACGTGGGACGCCGCACCCCCAGCGGCTGGCAGGATGACGGCCACAACATCTACCTGCTCGGCACCACCGCCGAGGAGCTCGACGGTTCGGCGTGGTCGGGCGTGGTGCACAACCACCTCGGTGGCCGTCCGCCAGCCGTGGACCTCAAGCGCGAAGTAGCCCTTGCGGGGCTGCTGCACGCCGCGTCGAAGGAAGCCCTCATCGACAGCGCGCACGACCTGAGCGAGGGCGGGCTCGCCCAGGCCCTTGCCGAAGCGGTGATGCGGTTCGGTGTTGGTGCCCGCGTGTGGCTCGGTGACATTTGCGAGCGTGACGGCATCGACGCATCCGTTGCACTGTTCTCCGAGTCGGCCGGGCGCGTAATCGTGTCTGTTCCGCGTGAAGATGACGTGAAGTTCCTCGGCCTCTGCAAGGGCCGCGAGTACCCGGTGCTGCGCGTTGGCGTAACGGATGCCGAACTGGGCGCGCTCGAGATTCAGGACCAGTTCTCGGTGTCGATTGCCGACCTGCAGGCGCGCCACCGCGCCACACTGCCCGCCGCGTTCGCGTAAGCCGCATCGCCCGGTAGCCGCGTGACCGGCTACCGGGCGGGTATCGGGGTGCCGGTCTGGGCTCTTGGGGTGGATCGATAGATTCCTGACCCCGGTAATGTAAACGCTTGCAGTATTGGCGTGAAGAGCTGTAACCTCTCTCCTGTTATCCCGCGCGCCACTCGGCGCCGAACGAGGAGAGTCAATGTTGACGAGTCGCAGCGCCGTACGCCGCATTCTGGCCACGATCAGCTCCGGGGCGATCATCGTCTCGGGTCTCGTCTTCGCTCCGATCGCTGCGGCGGCGACAACGCCCACGGTAGCCCTCGTCGGAAGCCTGCAGAACGAACTCGGGTGCAGTGCGGATTGGCAGCCGGATTGCTCTGCCACCGAACTGATTCCAACCGGGATCGACGGCGTCTGGTCGGCAGAGTTCACCCTCCCCGCGGGCAGTTACGACTACAAGGTGGCGTTGAACGACACGTGGGATGTCGGCTACGGACTCAACGGCGGCGCCGACAACATCCCCCTGACAATCGCGGGTGACAGCGCCCTGCGCTTCACCTTCGACCTCGCCCAGAAGCGGGTCGGTCTCGAACCGCTCTCACTCGCCGGTCCCTATTCCGAAGCGGATGCCGCCCTCGCGGCCGCTCCGATTCGCGAACCAGGCAGCGACGAGCAGTTTTACTTCGTGATGACGGACCGTTTCAAGGACGGCGACTCCACCAACAACACCGCGGGCCTCGGCGCTGATGCGCAGCTCTCGGGCTTCGATCCGACCAACAAGGGCTTCTATAACGGCGGTGACCTCGCGGGACTCCGCTCCTCCCTCGACTACATCCAGGGGCTCGGAACGAGCGCCCTCTGGCTCACGCCGTCGTTCATGAACAACCCGGTGCAGGGCGAGGGTGCAACCGCCTCCGCTGGGTACCACGGCTACTGGATCACCGACTTCACCCGGATCGATCCGCATTTGGGCACAAACGCTGAA
This sequence is a window from Cryobacterium sp. CG_9.6. Protein-coding genes within it:
- the purL gene encoding phosphoribosylformylglycinamidine synthase subunit PurL; translation: MTAVSNTPSRGIADTVANAEATPEKEQPYGALGLKADEYAKIREILGRRPTSGELAMYSVMWSEHCSYKSSKMYLRQFGDKVSPEMTKNLMVGMGENAGVLDVGEGWAVTFKIESHNHPSYIEPFQGAATGVGGIVRDIISMGARPVAVMDALRFGDINDPDTARVVHGVVSGISFYGNCLGLPNIGGETYFDSVYQGNPLVNALSVGVLRHEDLHLANARGAGNKVILFGARTGGDGIGGASILASDTFSAGGPTKRPAVQVGDPFAEKVLIECCLELFQLKLVEGIQDLGAAGISCATSELASNGDGGMFIELNKVLLRDPTLTAEEILMSESQERMMAVVTPEKLEGFLAVTKKWDVETSVLGEVTDTGRLIINWHGEEIVNVLPRTVAVDGPVYERPLAYPTWIDALQADSASALPRALDSETLRTQFLDLLGSPNLADPSWITDQYDHYVGGNTALAFPDDGGMIRVDEESGLGFAIATDANGRYCQLDPYRGAQLALAEAYRNVAATGAIPAGVSDCLNFGSPENPEVMWQFREAVTALADGCLELGIPVTGGNVSFYNQTGDQPIHPTPVVAVLGVIDDVGRRTPSGWQDDGHNIYLLGTTAEELDGSAWSGVVHNHLGGRPPAVDLKREVALAGLLHAASKEALIDSAHDLSEGGLAQALAEAVMRFGVGARVWLGDICERDGIDASVALFSESAGRVIVSVPREDDVKFLGLCKGREYPVLRVGVTDAELGALEIQDQFSVSIADLQARHRATLPAAFA